CATGTTGACGATGCGGTCGACACCGCCGACGAGGAAAGCCTGCACCGAACGGTTGTATTCGGTGACGATGATAGTGCTGTTCGGGCCCGGCACCAGTGGGCGCATCCCGATTGCCTGGGACAGGTCGATCACCGGCAATGTCTGCCCGCGCAGATTGACCACGCCGCAAACAAAGGGGTGGCGCTGCGGCATGAGGGTCAGCTTCGGCAGCTGCAGCACTTCCTGAACCTTGAACACGTTGATCGCGAACAACTGGCGTCCAGCCAGGCGAAACATGAGGATTTCCAGGCGATTCTCACCCACCAGTTGCGTGCGTTGGTCTACCGTGTCGAGAATGCCGGCCATCAATGACTCCTGGGCTTGTTCTGATGAATTCACTATTAAGGTTTATCGGCTGCATTCAGCTAATCTTGATTGCTGTAAACCACCCAGTAAAAATGCCATAAATGGTCATTGATGTCACACTGACATCATGGTTTACTGGCATTCGTGATTTCATCTGCTAGATTCATTGCGGCGCGACCTCGGTTTGCACGTTAGGTTCCCGCGCCTAAGGGATTCCCCTAGGATCAATCAGGCCCAACCTGATATTCGCCATTTCCAATAGCCATTACTGTGACGCCATTCTCATTGCATGAACGGAGTCAGGCTATTGTGTGCGATCGCAACCCGGTGGCAACCCACCCCTTGGAACCCCTCAGTCTGTGCACCTGCACGACCGGGCGCGATCTGCCGACGATTCACGATCGGCGCCACACACGGCCATCCGTCAACCAACACGACGTGGTGGAGATAAACATGCCAATCGACCGTAAAGACTGGGCGCAACGCTTCCCCGAATTTCTGGTCGAGGCTGAAACGCTGCTCGCCAAGTCCGAAGAGTGCCTGAACCATCTGCAACTGATCAGCAATGACAAGGATGCCATCGACTGCATGCTTGGCACCCTGCTCAAGCTGGCAGGCAGAGCCGACGCGCTGGCACTGGAAGCGATTTCCGAGTTTTCCCTGCATATCTACAGCCTGCTGAACTTGCCGCAGGATTGCGTCGATCTGCACGAACAGGCCCTCGATGCCTTGCGCGACTGTTTCACCCTGATGGCATGGCAGCTTGAGCTGGTCGACCATAAAACCGGGCAACTGAGCCTGGATGAAAGCGAGCAGGCAACCTTGCTCGAAGCCTTCGCCGCACAAATGGGTCAAGACACGTTTGAGCCAAAGATGATCAGCAAACGTTTGCTCTCTTCGGCTCTTACGGCGCGCCAGGCTTGAAGAAATGGGTCGCGATATTGTCGTAATTGAATAGTTCATACCTGCCAGCGACAATCCGGGTGAAATAATCAGCGCGACCAACGGTTAATTTCCATGTGCCGACCTCAGGGTTTCCCTGTTTGCCCCCAGCGACACTTCCAGGCACATCGACGTCGTCCAAAATACAACAACCCCAACCTTTTCCATTATGGAACTTGCGTCCACGATCCGCTATTTCCTGATCGTACAGACACATATAGCAACCGCGACCAACGGTATGTTAAGTGGTATTATGCCGCCGGTTAGTTGCCTGCCAGTTAATGGCAAAGTGACTGCAATGCTTCAGTACCGATGTTATTGCCAGTCAATGATTGCTTAACGAATGCGGTTTGAATCAATAACATAATTGACAGTATTTCCACACAGAGATCCGCCAGTCACCGGTCGGTCTGCCCGCAGCGAACATCCATTGGCTCCATCCGTTATGCACGCCAGTCTCAAGTCACTTACTACATGGCCACCCTCGCGGGAAAACGCTCGGCGCTTCACACTTGTGCTGTGTGTCCTGGCGACCCTTGGCAGTCTGCTGGCCTATGTCTTGTCGGCCCGGATCCCGCTGGGTTTGCTGGTACTCGACTTCGCCGCCACCGCTTGCGTCTGGGTGCAATACAGGTTGTCGCGCAAATCGATCAAATTCCAGCCGCAAGAACTGGCCGATCGACTGTTGCAAGTCCAGGAAAACGAACGTCACCGGCTTAGCCGCGAATTGCATGATGATATCGGCCAATTGCTGACCGCCGCCAAGCTGCAGAGCGACTGGCTCAAACGCCGCCTGCCGGAGGATCTGCAGGAGCAATGCGCAGTGCTCTGCGACACACTGGATGAAACCCTGACCAAGGTGCGTGACGTCTCGGCGATTCTCAATCCACGTCAATTGACCAGCCTGGGCCTCGAAGCGAGCCTGCGTGCGCACTTGCTCAAGACACTGGCCAACACGCCGGTCAACTGGAGTCTCGATTGCCAGCAACGGCTCAACGGCATTCCCGAGGAAATGGCCGTCGCGGCGTTTCGCATCGCTCAGGAGGCCGTGACCAACATCTTGCGGCATGCACAGGCGAAAAACCTGTTGATTCGGGTACAGCGTCTGCCGCAAGGTCTGACTCTGCTGATCAGCGATGACGGCCTCGGTTTCGCCCCGGCGGCCGACCCGGCCAGAGAAGGTCAACGCGGCATGGCCGGAATGGCCGAGCGCATCGAACAACTGGGTGGCACATTGAGCATCACTAGCGAGCCGGGCAAAGGCACTCGAATCGAAGCACTTTTCCCTTGGGCGCCTCGAGCGCTCGAACGGGCCAGTACGAATAAGGTTATGCGTTGACTTGTAACTTACTTCTGGTGGATGACCACTCGCTGATCAGGGCCGGCGTTCGCGCTCTGGTACTGGATATTCCCGGTTACGCGGTAATCGGCGAAGCCAACGATGGTTCGCAGCTGCTCGAAATGGTCGAGCAACTCAGTCCTGATATCGTATTACTGGATATCTCGATGAGAGAGACCGGTGGACTGGAGGCTCTGCAGCGCCTCAAGCGCGTGCGTCCGCAGAGCAAGGTCTTGATTCTGTCGATGCACACCGACCCCGCGCTGATCATGCAGGCGCTGGAGTCCGGCGCCCATGGCTACCTGCTGAAGGACACCACGGCGACTGAGCTTGAGCACGCGCTGGATGCCCTGCGCAACAACGAACGCTACCTGAGCCCGGCCATCGCCCATACCGTGATCAACCAGGCGTTGACGCGCAACCAGAAAAATCAGCCGGACATCGCCGACTCGCACAATCTGACCGCACGCCAGCTGGAAATCCTCAGGTTGATCGTGCGAGGCAAATCCACCCGGGAAATCGCCAACGGCCTGGGCTTGAGCGTCAAGACCGTAGAAACCCACCGCGCGCAGATCATGAAACGCCTGCAAATCTACGACGTCGCGGGTCTGGTGCTGTTCGCCGTTCGTGAGCAGATCATCAGCCTTGATGACTGATCGGCGTTTGCTGCGTCAATAAGGGCGAGTCTTTCGGCAGGTGCACCTGCAACGCGGCAGGTTTGGCCACAAACCGCAGACTGTCGCCTTCCAGCGGCTCGCCGTCGAGATTGATGCTCAGCCCTTCGGCAACCTTGATCTCGACCCACGGCAACCTCGCCCGCACGAACATGTTGTCCAGACCAAATCCCTCGCTCAACAGATTCTTCAGCGTCCCGACCAGTTCCTGAGGTGCCGGCAAGATGCTGATGTCCAGCAAACCGTCGTCGACCCGTGCCTCGGGGCACAACACATGGCCACCTCCGGCCTGCCGACCATTACCGATCCCCAGCGCCAGCAGGTCGCCTTGCCAATGGAAATCGGGGCCCTGCAGCTCGCCATATGCCGCATGCAATTCACTGAAACGGGTCAGGCCGGTAAACAGGTAAGCGGCGCCGCCCAAGACTTTTTTCAAGTCTTCCGACGTATTGGCAGTGACCTGACTGCCGAATCCTCCAGTGGCCATATTCAGAAAAATCTGCCCGCCCACTTCGCCAAGATCGATGTCTGAAGGTTCAACATCCAGCAGCTCAAGGGCTTCGGCAGGTTCCAGCGAAATGCCAGCGGCGCGGGAGAAATCGTTGGCTGTCCCCAGCGGCAGCAGGACCAGACTGGCCTTATGCGGTTGTTGAGCCAGTGCTTCGGCAATATCGCGCAAGGTGCCGTCGCCGCCGCCGGCAATGATCTTCGTGTAGCCGGCGGCCAACGCCTCCTCTACCAAGCGCTGGGCGTCCCCCGCTTCCCAGGTCAGTCGAACGGCGAGTTCCCACCCCAGCTCACGCCTGGCTTCGACGGCAGCCCGGACACCCTCGTTGAGTGCCTGTTTGCCATGCAAAATCAACAGTGCCCGGCGTTCACTCATAACGTCACTCCAAGAATTGAATCGGTTGAAACATCTTGACCGCTGCGCGACGTAAAAAAGCCACGCGATTGCTAATTAATTCCGTTGATAAAAGCCGGCGTGCTACAGAGCGGTATCTTTTCTTACGAAACAAGAGGAATCGGCTTAATTGACCACGCCTGACCATTGGGTCACCGTGTGCTGGCAGCATCAACCTTCAACCCAACAACACAAGGATGTGCCGGAAATGAACGGATACCCCCCGATTCTTCTTCATGAATCACAAGATGGAACAGCCAGCAGCAAACAGACAACTGAGGCGTTCGGCGAGTACTTTCATGCAAAACCATGAAACCAAGGCACCGGTGAGCCCGGTCGCCGATCTCTCCGAAAGTCGTGCCAATAAAAAATCCGATTTCTGTAACAGCGCCAAGCCCACTGGAGAGTTTGATATGGAACCCCGTGTCAGCGAGCTGGAAACCCACTTCAAATATATGCGCCGCGACATGGACGAAGTGCTCAATGATGTTCGAACTATAAAACACCGTCTGGCGTATTCGGCGGGTGCAACGGCTGTACTGCTGGGTCTGCTGGGCTGGGTGGGCAACAGCCGATTCGACCAGTTGGTCACGCTGATCAGCAACTGACCGAATGAATCATTGCACGCGCCGCCTGTTGCAGCCGACGCGTGCATGGCAAGGCCGGCTATCCCAGCAGATCACTCAGCGGAATGAAGCTCACTTCTTCACCCTCGCTCAGCGTACGGCCCTCTCGAACTTCCACCAATCCGTCTGCCCACGCCGCGCTACGCAGCACGCCAGAGCTCTGGTTGCGATAAATGGTGGCCCGTCCTTTTTCCAGACGCCCGCGCAGATATTCGCGGCGGTTTCCGGCCACTGGCCAGACAAAGCCCGCAGGCACGGCAAACCTGAGAGGTTCGACGTCCTGCACACCCATGCGTCGCAAAAGATAAGGCTGCGTCAGCAATGCGAACGTCACCAGTGTGGAAGCAGGATTGCCAGGCAGACCGATGACCGGCACATTGCGGAAATACCCGACCGTTAGTGGTTTCCCCGGCTTGATGGCCAGTTTCCACAGGGCCAGCTCACCTTCTTCGCGTAATGCGATACCGAGAAAGTCAGCTTCACCGACCGAAACACCGCCGGTAGAAAGAATCAGATCGACATTTTGCAACTCACCGAGCCGGGCCCGAGTGGCAGCCAGATCGTCCGGGAGGATTCCGCCATCGATGACTTCACATCCAAGACGCTGCAGCCAACTGCACAGAAGCACGCGATTGCTGTTGTAGATCTGGCCCGGCCCCAACGGCTTCCCTGGTTCAACCAGTTCATCACCGGTGGACAATACCGCTACGCGCGGCTTGCGCACGACGTTGAGGCCAGCACAGCCAAGCGAAGCCGCCAAGCCCTGTTCAATCGGTCCCAATCGGGTGCCTGCCTGCAGAACCATTTCACCGACTGTGGTTTCCTGGCCTTGCGGACGAATGTTCTGCCCGGCTTTCAAAGGCTCGAGGAAACGCACCCGGCCATCGGCCTGAACGTCGGCGTTTTCCTGCATCTCGACGCAGTCGGCACCCGGTGGCAGCGGTGCCCCGGTGAAGATCCGCGCGCAAGTACCAGGCTCGAGCGGTTCCGGAGACTGTCCGGCAAATACTTTCTGACTGACCGGCAGTGGCTCGCCTTGCCAGTCGGCCAGGTTCAAGGCGTAGCCGTCCATCGCGCTGTTCGGCCACGGCGGCAGATCCAGTGTCGAGATCAGATCTTCAGCCAGTACCCGTCCTTCGACTTGAGCCAGCGGCAAGTGCTCGCACTCGACAATGCGCGACGCATCGGCCATGTCCAGCAAACGCTCAAGCGCCGTTTCGACGGGCAGCAAACTGCCGGTCTTGCCTGGCTTACCCACGGGATTCACAAGGCGCCGCCTGCTTCAGATGCGTGACGAAGTTGCACGGACGATGACGGGCGTCCAGTTGCTCAGCGAGGATGCCGTCCCATCCGGTGCGCACCGCATTGGTCGAACCCGGCAGGCAGCACACCAGCGTACCGTTGGCCAGACCTGCCAGGGCACGGGACTGCACGGTCGAAGTGCCGATATCGGCCACGGAGATCTGGCGGAACAGTTCGCCGAATCCGTCGACCTGCTTGTCCAGCAGGCATGCTACCGCCTCGGGTGTACTGTCACGCCCGGTGAAGCCGGTGCCGCCAGTGATCAGCACAACCTGAACCACATCGTCGGCAATCCAGTTGGCGACTTGCGCGCGAATTTTATACAGATCATCTTTAAGCAGAACGCGCTCCGCCAGCGCGTGACCGGCCGCGATCAAGCGATCGACGAAGACCTGCCCGGAGGTGTCGGTTTCCAGGGTTCGGGTGTCGCTGACAGTCAGCACCGCAATATTGAGCGGCACGAAAGGTACATCAGCCTTGGCTTTCATAGGCTCTTCCAGTTGTAGGGGAAACAGCCCGGTGTTATATCACAGCGGCCCATTTTTCCGCCGCCCCTCTGGAGAGTCGTCATGCCCCCGAACAGCCCATTGCCGCCCTGCTCCGTCCTGCTTCTGGCCGGTGGACGCGGTCAACGCATGGGCGGTCAGGACAAGGGACTTATCGAATGGCAGGGCGAGCCGCTGATCGCGCATTTGCAGCGCAAGGTACGGTCGCTGACCGACGATCTCATCATTTCGTGCAACCGTAACCGCGAGCGTTATGCCACGTTTGCCGATCAGTTGGTCATCGATGACGAAGGCGATTTCCCGGGCCCCCTGGCCGGTATTCGTGCAGGGCTGAAAGCGGCGCGCCATGCGCATCTGCTGGTGTTGCCGTGTGATGTGCCGCGAATCGACAAGGCCTTGCTGCAAGACATGCTCTTCACTGCCGATCAGCAAAGTGAAAAACCTTTAATGCTGCGCCACGGCGAGCACTGGGAACCGCTGCTGTGTGTGATTCCGGTAGCTTTGTCACCGGCCTTCGAAACGGCCTGGCACGCTGGTGAACGCAGTCCCGGACGGGTGATGCGCAGTCTCGACGCGGTCGCATTGCAATGCCCCGACAAAGATCCGCGACTGGCCAACCTCAACACCCCCGAATTGTTACATCTGCATAACACTGTGTCAGACTGACATTATCCAAGGAACTCTCACGCCTTGTTTACGTCTCAAGCTCAGTAACCAGAAGATTTCCCATTCGGAGACACACTCATGACTCAACGGACCCTCGCCACTTTCATGCTCGCACTGGGCCTGGCAACCCTCGCCGGTTGCTCCTCGCCGACAGTGATCACCTTGAATGACGGTCGCGAAATCCAGGCCGTCGACACCCCGAAATACGATGATGATTCGGGCTTCTACGAGTTCCAGCAACTGGACGGCAAAGAGACCCGCATCAACAAGGATCAGGTTCGTACCGTCAAAGAGCTGTAAGGCTCCGG
This genomic interval from Pseudomonas koreensis contains the following:
- a CDS encoding sensor histidine kinase is translated as MHASLKSLTTWPPSRENARRFTLVLCVLATLGSLLAYVLSARIPLGLLVLDFAATACVWVQYRLSRKSIKFQPQELADRLLQVQENERHRLSRELHDDIGQLLTAAKLQSDWLKRRLPEDLQEQCAVLCDTLDETLTKVRDVSAILNPRQLTSLGLEASLRAHLLKTLANTPVNWSLDCQQRLNGIPEEMAVAAFRIAQEAVTNILRHAQAKNLLIRVQRLPQGLTLLISDDGLGFAPAADPAREGQRGMAGMAERIEQLGGTLSITSEPGKGTRIEALFPWAPRALERASTNKVMR
- a CDS encoding response regulator produces the protein MTCNLLLVDDHSLIRAGVRALVLDIPGYAVIGEANDGSQLLEMVEQLSPDIVLLDISMRETGGLEALQRLKRVRPQSKVLILSMHTDPALIMQALESGAHGYLLKDTTATELEHALDALRNNERYLSPAIAHTVINQALTRNQKNQPDIADSHNLTARQLEILRLIVRGKSTREIANGLGLSVKTVETHRAQIMKRLQIYDVAGLVLFAVREQIISLDD
- the yegS gene encoding lipid kinase YegS; its protein translation is MSERRALLILHGKQALNEGVRAAVEARRELGWELAVRLTWEAGDAQRLVEEALAAGYTKIIAGGGDGTLRDIAEALAQQPHKASLVLLPLGTANDFSRAAGISLEPAEALELLDVEPSDIDLGEVGGQIFLNMATGGFGSQVTANTSEDLKKVLGGAAYLFTGLTRFSELHAAYGELQGPDFHWQGDLLALGIGNGRQAGGGHVLCPEARVDDGLLDISILPAPQELVGTLKNLLSEGFGLDNMFVRARLPWVEIKVAEGLSINLDGEPLEGDSLRFVAKPAALQVHLPKDSPLLTQQTPISHQG
- a CDS encoding molybdopterin molybdotransferase MoeA; translation: MNPVGKPGKTGSLLPVETALERLLDMADASRIVECEHLPLAQVEGRVLAEDLISTLDLPPWPNSAMDGYALNLADWQGEPLPVSQKVFAGQSPEPLEPGTCARIFTGAPLPPGADCVEMQENADVQADGRVRFLEPLKAGQNIRPQGQETTVGEMVLQAGTRLGPIEQGLAASLGCAGLNVVRKPRVAVLSTGDELVEPGKPLGPGQIYNSNRVLLCSWLQRLGCEVIDGGILPDDLAATRARLGELQNVDLILSTGGVSVGEADFLGIALREEGELALWKLAIKPGKPLTVGYFRNVPVIGLPGNPASTLVTFALLTQPYLLRRMGVQDVEPLRFAVPAGFVWPVAGNRREYLRGRLEKGRATIYRNQSSGVLRSAAWADGLVEVREGRTLSEGEEVSFIPLSDLLG
- the moaB gene encoding molybdenum cofactor biosynthesis protein B, yielding MKAKADVPFVPLNIAVLTVSDTRTLETDTSGQVFVDRLIAAGHALAERVLLKDDLYKIRAQVANWIADDVVQVVLITGGTGFTGRDSTPEAVACLLDKQVDGFGELFRQISVADIGTSTVQSRALAGLANGTLVCCLPGSTNAVRTGWDGILAEQLDARHRPCNFVTHLKQAAPCESRG
- the mobA gene encoding molybdenum cofactor guanylyltransferase MobA; amino-acid sequence: MPPNSPLPPCSVLLLAGGRGQRMGGQDKGLIEWQGEPLIAHLQRKVRSLTDDLIISCNRNRERYATFADQLVIDDEGDFPGPLAGIRAGLKAARHAHLLVLPCDVPRIDKALLQDMLFTADQQSEKPLMLRHGEHWEPLLCVIPVALSPAFETAWHAGERSPGRVMRSLDAVALQCPDKDPRLANLNTPELLHLHNTVSD
- a CDS encoding YgdI/YgdR family lipoprotein — protein: MTQRTLATFMLALGLATLAGCSSPTVITLNDGREIQAVDTPKYDDDSGFYEFQQLDGKETRINKDQVRTVKEL